The following proteins come from a genomic window of Gossypium raimondii isolate GPD5lz chromosome 5, ASM2569854v1, whole genome shotgun sequence:
- the LOC105767687 gene encoding homeobox protein knotted-1-like 3 encodes MAFDGFVSDNTKDMQTLALNEPPPSAADIDHWERAKCKAEIMGHPMYDQLLEAHVACLRVATPVDQLAQIDAQLARSQDVLAKYSSAAAAAGSAEEELDHFMANYVLLLGFFKDQLQQHVRVHAMEAVMACWDLEQSLQSLTGVSPGEGTGATMSDDEDEVVDSDTSLFDGSFDGIDSMGFGPLVPSETERSLMERVRQELKHELKQGYKEKIVDIREEILRKRRAGKLPGDTTSFLKAWWQSHSKWPYPTEEDKAKLVQETGLQLKQINNWFINQRKRNWHSNPSTSLKSKRKR; translated from the exons ATGGCTTTCGATGGTTTTGTCTCCGACAATACCAAAGACATGCAAACCCTTGCTCTAAACGAACCACCGCCATCAGCTGCTGACATCGATCATTGGGAAAGAGCTAAATGCAAGGCCGAGATAATGGGGCACCCTATGTACGACCAGTTGCTGGAAGCTCATGTTGCCTGTCTACGTGTTGCTACGCCTGTTGACCAGCTCGCTCAGATCGATGCTCAGTTAGCTAGGTCCCAAGATGTGTTGGCTAAGTACTCCTCGGCCGCTGCTGCCGCCGGTTCTGCTGAAGAAGAACTCGATCACTTCATG GCAAATTATGTTCTATTGCTTGGTTTCTTCAAAGACCAATTGCAACAACATGTTCGTGTTCATGCAATGGAAGCAGTTATGGCTTGCTGGGATCTTGAGCAATCACTTCAAAGTTTAACAG GTGTATCTCCAGGTGAAGGCACTGGTGCAACCATGtctgatgatgaagatgaagtTGTAGATAGTGATACCAGCTTGTTTGATGGAAGTTTTGATGGGATTGACAGCATGGGGTTTGGCCCCCTCGTCCCATCCGAGACTGAGAGATCACTAATGGAGCGTGTTAGGCAAGAACTGAAGCACGAGCTGAAACAG GGTTACAAAGAGAAAATTGTGGACATTAGAGAGGAAATTCTACGTAAGAGACGGGCTGGAAAGCTACCAGGCGATACGACCTCGTTTTTAAAAGCTTGGTGGCAGTCACATTCCAAATGGCCTTACCCAACT GAAGAAGACAAAGCAAAATTAGTACAAGAAACAGGATTGCAGTTAAAGCAGATTAACAACTGGTTTATAAACCAGAGAAAAAGGAATTGGCATAGTAACCCCTCTACCTCTCTGAAGAGCAAACGTAAGAGGTAG
- the LOC105767688 gene encoding uncharacterized protein LOC105767688 produces MAFDHSAIPKDLRPLNVARTVTEEPRIAATSNVSGRNIEGFFPNPSREPGSPGTMPGFYPATMANAGFVGLGYANAVPLAPGAPAWRPPMPMPMHVPVPVGRPSINPVVGFSYNPNLSNMVVGNAVDQVSNDVVAGQGFSPSLGNRNCGNGSDQASNDIASTGFGQSSNIGNRGSGNEIDQLNNELSGGFTYKPNLGLRSNGSGADQVSDEGGGDSVSGKKVKILCSFGGKILPRPSDGVLRYVGGQTRIISLRRDVSFNEFVQKMVDAYGQPVVIKYQLPDEDLDALVSISSLDDLDNMMDEYDKVVERSSDGSAKLRVFLFSASELDPSGLVQFGDLNDNGQKYVEAVNGIVEGASCGFTRKESMASLASTRNSDVSGTEAVDSIGAGQVDVGGPPPSNILSPGGNSATSHDTGPKMMAPDPNPVAAYPDASAVHLGIPVVKSAPPQTLSSQPEVELERSMPLTSAPQQVRYDSPLHYASAYIDPRHDVMNRSDYVHLAPQMGYSSPQLVGNTDSVFSQQHFCDNATAHQFIPALHMTMTPSASHAGIRPAVVQPLLQPKQIPLESHPGESAFGTKIVQLPVERNQNVYQAQIPSAMVGGGYAWHCIPQTEHVLLSDGSLPQHQATTPEKISRLEDCCMCQKALPHAHSDPLVKDTRNSSGTLLVNTNSTYHSLRPEDGMKISPVNRVVVSGALGDGIAEQGAGFRQLGHVDHQVGGLHSEAVGFSQGLDAQNECRTDNSDHPRIPASQGLMGMAGELQSQYVLPTQYQLKQDVPHPGAIGIQASEQQVAEASREYHGNIPAVSKMDIVDPNRLIPINGMMDALRISNEQGNSPVYKTRKDALDERSPQIAGREVPLDNIFNKPIDSSEIVILDNVVTHSQPKVGAQNLDSLEVQYGNPPFSGLQSAHKLDDVSWTQQKIVLNGTEAAPLNANTRSSFSPSNRGGDVLDSSDSLFSNQDPWNLRQDAQFPPPRPNKIQTQREGLPTRDPFGENQAVIIGESKAQLEDDVYQPLNHLNKDFISDQKQSAKAEELIKKELQAVAEGVAASVFQSSTPSTPDIPAATDASGFEGNQEIDGSTRNIEMQHKAKFEEIKTKQPDRTNFGFRVSDGIGCLQIIKNIDLEELRELGSGTFGTVYHGKWRGTDVAIKRINDRCFAGKPSEQERMIDDFWNEAIKLADLHHPNVVAFYGVVLDGPGGSVATVTEYMVNGSLRTALQKNEKNLDKRKRLLIAMDVAFGMEYLHGKNIVHFDLKSDNLLVNLRDPHRPICKVGDLGLSKVKCQTLISGGVRGTLPWMAPELLNGSSSLVSEKVDVFSFGIVMWELLTGEEPYADLHYGAIIGGIVSNTLRPQVPEGCDPEWRSLMERCWSSELPERPSFTEIANELRSMAAKIQPKGQIPQK; encoded by the exons ATGGCATTTGATCACAGCGCAATTCCAAAAGATCTAAGACCATTGAATGTAGCTAGAACTGTAACTGAAGAGCCCCGCATTGCAGCTACTAGTAATGTCAGTGGTAGAAATATTGAAGGGTTCTTTCCCAACCCATCTCGGGAGCCTGGAAGTCCTGGTACCATGCCTGGCTTTTATCCAGCAACTATGGCTAATGCTGGTTTTGTAGGTTTAGGGTATGCAAATGCAGTGCCCCTGGCACCGGGTGCCCCTGCATGGAGGCCTCCCATGCCCATGCCTATGCATGTGCCTGTGCCAGTGGGGCGTCCAAGTATAAACCCGGTTGTTGGGTTTAGTTATAATCCCAATTTGAGCAATATGGTAGTTGGTAATGCTGTGGATCAGGTCAGTAATGATGTGGTAGCTGGGCAAGGTTTTAGTCCTAGTTTGGGCAATAGAAATTGTGGGAATGGGAGTGATCAGGCGAGTAATGATATTGCGTCAACAGGTTTTGGACAGAGTTCAAATATTGGAAACAGGGGTAGTGGTAATGAGATTGATCAGTTGAATAATGAATTGTCAGGTGGGTTTACTTATAAACCAAATTTAGGACTTAGAAGCAATGGCAGTGGGGCTGATCAGGTGAGTGATGAGGGCGGGGGTGATTCGGTGTCAGGAaaaaaggttaagattttgtgTAGTTTTGGGGGAAAGATATTGCCTAGACCTAGTGATGGGGTGTTGCGATATGTTGGGGGGCAGACAAGGATTATTAGTCTTCGGAGAGAtgtgagttttaatgaatttgtgCAAAAAATGGTGGATGCTTATGGGCAACCTGTGGTTATTAAGTACCAGCTTCCTGATGAGGATCTTGATGCATTGGTGTCCATTTCTTCCTTGGATGATCTAGATAATATGATGGATGAGTATGACAAAGTGGTTGAAAGGTCTTCAGATGGTTCAGCTAAATTAAGGGTATTTTTGTTTTCGGCTTCGGAGCTCGATCCTTCTGGTTTGGTTCAATTTGGGGATTTAAATGACAATGGGCAGAAATATGTTGAGGCAGTGAATGGAATTGTGGAAGGAGCTTCTTGTGGCTTCACACGGAAGGAGAGCATGGCAAGTCTTGCTTCAACACGGAATTCTGATGTTAGTGGGACTGAGGCTGTTGATAGCATTGGTGCTGGTCAGGTTGATGTTGGGGGGCCTCCACCGTCAAACATCTTGTCACCCGGAGGGAATTCAGCTACTTCTCATGATACTGGTCCAAAAATGATGGCTCCGGATCCTAATCCTGTTGCTGCTTATCCAGATGCTTCTGCTGTTCATTTAGGAATTCCAGTGGTTAAATCTGCTCCTCCACAAACATTGTCTTCTCAACCTGAGGTTGAGTTAGAGAGGTCGATGCCCCTCACTTCGGCACCGCAGCAAGTGAGATATGATTCACCGCTACACTATGCATCTGCATATATTGATCCTCGCCATGATGTTATGAACCGTTCTGATTATGTGCATCTTGCACCTCAAATGGGTTACTCAAGTCCCCAGTTGGTGGGCAATACTGATTCTGTATTCAGCCAACAGCATTTTTGTGACAATGCTACCGCTCATCAGTTCATTCCTGCTTTGCACATGACAATGACTCCCTCCGCTTCCCATGCTGGTATTAGACCAGCAGTGGTTCAGCCACTGTTGCAACCCAAACAAATTCCATTGGAGAGTCATCCTGGTGAAAGTGCTTTTGGTACAAAGATAGTTCAGCTTCCTGTCGAACGGAACCAGAATGTTTATCAAGCCCAGATTCCATCCGCAATGGTTGGAGGAGGTTATGCCTGGCATTGTATTCCACAAACTGAGCATGTTCTCTTGTCAGATGGATCCTTGCCTCAGCACCAAGCAACTACTCCTGAGAAGATCTCAAGGCTTGAAGACTGCTGTATGTGTCAGAAGGCATTGCCTCATGCACATTCTGATCCTTTGGTAAAGGATACAAGAAATAGCAGTGGAACACTTCTGGTTAATACGAATTCAACTTATCATAGTCTGCGTCCAGAAGATGGTATGAAAATTTCACCAGTAAACAGGGTTGTGGTATCTGGAGCATTAGGGGATGGCATTGCTGAACAAGGAGCtgggtttcgacagcttggtcACGTTGATCATCAAGTTGGAGGACTTCATTCAGAGGCAGTTGGATTCTCTCAAGGTCTTGATGCACAAAATGAATGTAGAACTGATAATTCCGATCATCCTAGAATTCCAGCAAGTCAGGGTTTAATGGGTATGGCAGGTGAATTACAATCACAGTATGTTTTGCCGACTCAATACCAGCTTAAACAGGATGTTCCACATCCTGGGGCAATTGGCATTCAAGCTTCTGAACAGCAAGTGGCTGAAGCCTCCAGAGAATATCATGGCAATATTCCTGCTGTCTCCAAAATGGATATTGTAGACCCTAATCGTCTGATCCCAATTAATGGGATGATGGATGCTCTTCGGATAAGCAATGAGCAGGGTAATTCACCTGTTTACAAAACCAGAAAAGATGCCTTGGATGAGAGATCTCCACAAATAGCAGGGAGAGAGGTGCCTTTGGATAATATCTTTAACAAACCAATAGACTCCAGTGAGATAGTTATTTTGGATAATGTAGTGACACATTCACAACCCAAAGTTGGAGCTCAAAACTTGGATTCCCTTGAAGTTCAATATGGGAACCCTCCATTTTCTGGTCTTCAATCGGCACATAAATTGGATGACGTTTCATGGACTCAGCAGAAGATTGTACTAAATGGCACTGAAGCTGCTCCTTTGAATGCTAATACCCGATCTTCCTTTTCACCATCTAATAGAGGTGGTGATGTCTTGGATTCCTCAGATTCACTCTTTAGCAATCAAGATCCTTGGAATTTACGGCAAGATGCTCAATTTCCTCCTCCTAGACCTAACAAAATTCAAACACAGAGAGAAGGATTACCTACCAGAGACCCTTTTGGAGAGAACCAGGCAGTGATTATTGGGGAATCTAAAGCCCAATTGGAAGATGATGTTTACCAGCCATTAAACCATTTAAACAAGGATTTCATTTCAGACCAAAAACAGTCCGCAAAAG CTGAGGAACTCATCAAGAAAGAACTACAAGCTGTTGCTGAGGGAGTAGCTGCTTCTGTTTTCCAGTCATCTACCCCTTCCACTCCTGACATACCAGCAGCAACTGATGCATCTGGTTTTGAGGGCAATCAAGAGATAGATGGTTCAACTAGAAACATTGAAATGCAACATAAAGCTAAATTTGAG GAAATCAAGACCAAACAACCAGACAGAACAAATTTTGGCTTTCGAGTTTCAGATGGCATCGGTTGCTTGCAG ATTATAAAAAACATTGACCTTGAAGAGCTGCGAGAACTAGGTTCTGGCACCTTCGGTACTGTTTATCATGGGAAGTGGCGAGGTACTGATGTAGCAATCAAACGGATCAATGATAGATGTTTTGCAGGGAAACCTTCTGAACAAGAGCGCATG ATTGATGATTTCTGGAATGAGGCAATTAAGCTTGCTGACTTGCATCATCCCAATGTTGTGGCATTCTATGGTGTTGTTCTCGATGGTCCTGGTGGCTCTGTGGCAACAGTGACAGAATATATGGTTAATGGTTCCTTAAGAACTGCTTTACAGAAGAATGAGAA GAATCTTGATAAGCGTAAGCGACTTTTGATTGCCATGGATGTTGCCTTTGGAATGGAGTATCTGCATGGAAAGAATATAGTGCACTTTGATTTGAAGAGTGACAACTTACTTGTCAATCTTCGAGATCCTCACCGTCCAATATGCAAG GTTGGAGATTTGGGCCTATCTAAGGTGAAATGTCAAACCCTTATCTCAGGTGGTGTCCGTGGAACCCTTCCATGGATGGCACCAGAGCTTCTGAACGGCAGTAGCAGTCTTGTCTCGGAGAAG GTTGATGTCTTCTCATTCGGTATTGTTATGTGGGAGCTTCTCACTGGAGAGGAACCATATGCAGACTTGCATTACGGGGCTATTATTg GTGGTATCGTAAGTAATACACTACGACCACAGGTTCCAGAAGGCTGTGACCCAGAATGGAGATCATTGATGGAGAGGTGCTGGTCATCCGAGCTACCAGAGAGACCGAGTTTCACCGAGATAGCAAATGAGTTACGGTCAATGGCAGCAAAAATTCAACCAAAGGGGCAAATCCCACAAAAATAA
- the LOC105767690 gene encoding uncharacterized protein LOC105767690 — protein sequence MEKTDASSAAAAAVADAKISSIFIYPVKSCRGISVPHAPLTPTGFRWDRQWLVVNQRGRAYTQRVEPKLALVEVNLPAEAFSEGWEPTKTSYLEIKAPGMDLLKISLCKPPKVSDGVSVWEWSGSALDEGDEASKWFTNYLGKPSRMVRFNAASETRPVNPVYAQGYSIMFSDMFPFMLVSQGSLDELNKLLKEPVPMNRFRPNILVDGCEPFSEDLWTEIKISQFSFQGVRLCSRCKVPTINQDTAIAGPEPNETLMKYRSGKVLRPDKKQQGEIYFGQNMVCKESLTEGKAKLVKVGDPIFVLQKVSTAAEAVA from the exons ATGGAGAAGACTGATGCATCatctgctgctgctgctgctgttgcTGATGCTAAGATATCATCAATCTTTATCTATCCCGTAAAATCATGCCGTGGAATTTCTGTTCCACATGCACCCCTCACTCCTACTG GGTTTCGATGGGATCGGCAATGGCTTGTTGTGAATCAGAGAGGCAGGGCATATACTCAAAGGGTTGAACCAAAGCTTGCTCTAGTTGAGGTGAACCTGCCAGCTGAGGCCTTTTCAGAGGGCTGGGAACCTACCAAGACCTCCTATTTGG AAATAAAAGCACCCGGAATGGATTTACTCAAGATTTCTCTTTGCAAACCACCAAAAGTGTCTGATGGTGTTTCAGTTTGGGAGTGGTCCGGCTCTGCATTAGATGAGGGTGATGAGGCTTCAAAATGGTTTACAAATTATCTCGGGAAACCCAGTAGGATGGTTCGTTTTAATGCAG CATCAGAAACTAGGCCTGTGAATCCTGTGTATGCTCAAGGGTATTCCATAATGTTTTCTGACATGTTCCCTTTCATGTTAGTATCTCAG GGATCTTTGGACGAACTGAACAAGCTTCTGAAGGAGCCTGTACCCATGAACCGTTTCAGACCCAA CATCCTTGTTGACGGCTGTGAACCGTTCTCCGAAGACCTATGGACTGAGATTAAAATAAGCCAATTTTCATTTCAAGGCGTGAGACTATGCTCCCGCTGTAAG GTGCCTACAATCAATCAAGACACCGCAATTGCTGGTCCAGAGCCGAATGAAACTCTTATGAAATACAGGTCCGGTAAGGTCTTGCGACCGGACAAGAAACAACAAGGAGAG ATCTATTTCGGGCAGAACATGGTTTGCAAGGAAAGTTTGACTGAAGGGAAGGCAAAGCTGGTTAAAGTGGGAGATCCTATATTTGTCCTCCAGAAGGTCTCCACTGCTGCTGAAGCAGTTGCTTGA
- the LOC105785014 gene encoding protein PLASTID TRANSCRIPTIONALLY ACTIVE 14, producing the protein MRAYGIEFKEGPDGFGVYASKDVEPLRCARVIMEIPLELMLTIRQKLPWMFFPDIVPLGHPIFDIINSTNPEIGI; encoded by the exons ATGAGAGCTTATGGAATTGAGTTTAAGGAAGGTCCTGATGGTTTTGGAGTCTATGCCTCCAAAGATGTTGAACCTCTTCGTTGTGCTAGA GTAATTATGGAAATACCTTTGGAATTGATGTTGACAATAAGGCAGAAGTTGCCATGGATGTTCTTCCCGGATATAGTGCCACTAGGTCATCCCATATTTGATATCATAAACTCAACCAATCCTGAG ATTGGGATCTGA
- the LOC105785015 gene encoding uncharacterized protein LOC105785015, with amino-acid sequence MEKTDASSAAAAVADAKISSIFIYPVKSCRGISVPHAPLTPTGFRWDRQWLVVNQRGRAYTQRVEPKLALVEVNLPAEAFSEGWEPTKTSYLEIKAPGMDLLKISLCKPPKVSDGVSVWEWSGSALDEGDEASKWFTNYLGKPSRMVRFNAASETRPVDPVYAQGYSIMFSDMFPFMLASQGSLDELNKLLKEPVPMNRFRPNILVDGCEPFSEDLWTEIKISQFSFQGVRLCSRCKVPTINQETAIAGPEPNETLMKYRSDKVLRPDKKQQGKIYFGQNMVCKESLTEGKAKLVKVGDPIFVLQKVSTAAEAVA; translated from the exons ATGGAGAAGACTGATGCATCatctgctgctgctgctgttgcTGATGCTAAGATATCATCAATCTTTATCTATCCCGTAAAATCATGCCGTGGAATTTCTGTTCCACATGCACCCCTCACTCCTACTG GGTTTCGATGGGATCGGCAATGGCTTGTTGTGAATCAGAGAGGCAGGGCATATACTCAAAGGGTTGAACCAAAGCTTGCTCTAGTTGAGGTGAACCTGCCAGCTGAGGCCTTTTCAGAGGGCTGGGAACCTACCAAGACCTCCTATTTGG AAATAAAAGCACCCGGAATGGATTTACTCAAGATTTCTCTTTGCAAACCACCAAAAGTGTCTGATGGTGTTTCAGTTTGGGAGTGGTCCGGCTCTGCATTAGATGAGGGTGATGAGGCTTCAAAATGGTTTACAAATTATCTCGGGAAACCCAGTAGGATGGTTCGTTTTAATGCAG CATCAGAAACTAGGCCTGTGGATCCTGTGTATGCTCAAGGGTATTCCATAATGTTTTCTGACATGTTCCCTTTCATGTTAGCATCTCAG GGATCTTTGGACGAACTGAACAAGCTTCTGAAGGAGCCTGTACCCATGAACCGTTTCAGACCCAA CATCCTTGTTGACGGCTGTGAACCGTTCTCTGAAGACCTATGGACTGAGATTAAAATAAGCCAATTTTCATTTCAAGGTGTGAGACTATGCTCCCGCTGTAAG GTGCCTACAATCAATCAAGAAACCGCAATTGCTGGTCCAGAGCCGAATGAAACTCTTATGAAATACAGGTCGGATAAGGTCTTGCGACCGGACAAGAAACAACAAGGAAAG ATCTATTTTGGGCAGAACATGGTTTGCAAGGAAAGTTTGACTGAAGGGAAGGCAAAGCTGGTTAAAGTGGGAGATCCTATATTTGTCCTCCAGAAAGTCTCCACTGCTGCTGAAGCAGTTGCTTGA